The Streptomyces kanamyceticus DNA segment CCGTCTTGTGCAGCGACTGGCCCGCGTTCAGCAGGACGTTGGCCTTGTCGGTGGCGGGGAAGGTGTAGCGCTGCACGCCGGTGCGCTTCGTCGCGGTCAGCTCGGCGTCGATGCCGCCCTTGAGGCCGACCTGATACCGCCCCGGGCTCGCGCTCTCGTCGTCGTGGCTGAACTCGGCTGCGTACTTGGCGTAGTCGGTCTCCGTCACGTCGCCGGTCGTGGGCAGCACCGGCAGATCACCGCCGAGCCCGCAGCCCACCCCGGAGAGGTGCACCGTGGAGAAGCCCCGGATGTGGGTGTCGGAGTGGTCGTAGCCGGTGTTGTGCCCGGTGTCGGGCGAGAACTGCACCATGCCGAAGGGCACGGCGGCACCGGGATAGGTGTTGCCCTCGTTCTCGGTGCCGATGAACGGGTTGACCAGGTCGGTGAGGCGGCCGGAGCGCGGGGTGTCCGCCTCGGCCGACGGGATCGCGAGGGCGCCGCCGAGGAGCGCGGCCGTCAGCGCCACCGTTCCCGCGCCGCGCAGTCGTGGGGTCCATCTCATGCGTGGGAACGCCTCCTTGAAGCTACGGAAACCATTAGACAACGTTGTCAGAGCACGCTTCGCGATCATTCTTGGGTCGTCTGCGCGCGCCCGTCAAGGGTCGTGCGCCGTACGGAGGAAAGCCCCCGGTCCGCCGCACGGGCAGACCGGGGACGTCACCCTCAGGAACTCGCGCAGCCCGGCACCGTGGCCTGCGACGCGTCGCGGATCAGCGCTTCGTGCGCCGCTTTCAGCCGCTTCACATCGGGCTTGACGACCCTGCGGTCGTAGGTGAGCAGACCGTTCAACTCGCCTTCCACGTCCGTGATCTGGGTGTAGACCGCGCCGTTGTCGCCCTTGCAGGCGAGCTTGCGCAGCTCGTCGAGCTTGGCGATGTAGCCGTCCGTGTAGGCGGCCGGATCCACGTCGACGTAACTCTGCTGCACCGACCAGGCGTGGCCGGGCACCGCGAGTCCGAGTCCGCCGTACTCGCCGCTCACCAGGGCCCGTTCACCGTCGGGGTGCGGTGGCAGCGCGGGGCTCGGATAGCCGTGCTCGTCCATGATGTCGCCGGTGCCGCCGTCGGCCCCGAGATTGAGCCCCGACATGTTGTTCACCAGGCGCGTCGGGTCCCAGGACTTGGCCTGCGAGGCGATGCGCCCCACGTCGTACTGCCCCCAGCCCTCGTTGAAGGTGACCCACATGATGATCGAGGGATGACTGGCGTGCTCGTCGATCAGCCGCTTCATCTCGTGCTCGTACTGGGCACGGGCCGCCGTGCTCGGATTGCGGTCGGAGCGCATGGACGGCATGTCCTGCCACACCAGCAGGCCCAGCTTGTCCGCCCAGTAGAACCAGCGGTCGGGCTCGACCTTGATGTGTTTGCGCACGGAGTTGAAGCCCATCTCCTTGTGCATCTTCAGGTCGTACGCGAGGGCCTCGTCGCTCGGCGCGGTGTGCAGTCCGTCGGGCCAGAAGCCCTGGTCGAGCGTGGCCATCATGAAGACGGGCTTGCCGTTGAGCAAGGTGCGCGGGGTGCCGTTCACCTTCTCCACGGAGATCGAGCGCATCCCGAAGTAGCTCCGCACGCGGTCGCGGCCGACGCTCACCTTCAGGTCGTAGAGGAACGGGTCGCTCGGTGACCACAGGCGCGGCTTGCTGATCTTCAGGGTGAGCGGGTCGCCGGTCCTGCCGCGCACCTCTGCGACCTTCTTGCCGCCCTCGTACGCGATCGCCGTGACGGGAACGCCGTCCCGAACTCCCCTGGTCTCCAATGCCAGTTGGCCGCGTTCTACGTCCGGCGTGAGCTTCAGCGAGTCGACGTGGTCGGCGGCGACCGGCTCCATCCACACCGTCTGCCAGATGCCGGATGAGGGCGTGTACCAGATGCCACTGGGGTCCAGGCGCTGCTTGCCGACGGGCGGGTTCGCGCCGTCCGCCGAGTCGGTCGGGTCCTGGACGCCGACGATGAGCTCCTGGGTGCGTCCCGGCTTCAGCGCGTCGGTGACGTCGGCGCTGAACTTGTCGTAGCCGCCCCGGTGTTCGGTGACCTTCTCGCCGTTGACGTACACCTCGGACTGCCAGTCGACGGCGCCGAAGTTCAGCCTGAGCCGCTTGCCCTTGCCGATCTGCCAGTCGGCGGGGACGGTGAAGGTACGGCGGTACCACATGCGATCCTCGTGCCGCTGGATCCCGGAGAGCTGCGACTCCACGGGGTACGGAACGAGGATCTTCTCCTTCAACTGCTTGCCCACCGGGGGCTGCTCGCCCTTCTCCGCGCCCGCGAACTGCCAGGTTCCGTTGAGGTTCTGCCAGGTGTCGCGCTTCAACTGCGGGCGGGGGTACTCGCGGTGGGCGTTGCCGGGCGTGACGTCGTCGCCCCACTTCGTGCGCAGTTCGTGCGTCGACCGGTTCGGGCCGCTGCTCCAGAACGCGGCGACGGATTCGCCGTCCTCGCCCGCGAGTCCGCCCTTGCCGTCGTAGCGCAGGTCGGCGGTGCCGCGCGCGGTGCCCTGCTTGTTGCCGACGACGGGTTCCTTGAGCCCGACCAGGAGCGCCCGCGGGTCGTCCGGATCCGCCTTGACCTCGCCGAGCGGCCACTTGGCGCCGCCGATGGCGGCCTCGATGTGCGAGGCGAGTCCGGCCGGGGGCGGGGCGATCCGCTGGGCGAAGTCGAGCTTGAGGGTGCGGCCGTCCTTGCCGACCGTGGCGGCGGTGGCGCCGTCATAGTCATAGCCGTCGGGGAGCCGGAACGCGGACTGCGGCACGGCCTTCTTCGCTCCGCCGGGTTCGGTCCAGCGCAGGTGGAGGTTGGATCCTCCGTAGTGCTCGAAGTACTCGACCTTGATGTCGTAGGCCGTGCCCGCGGTCAACTGGACGGGTGCGGAGGTCTGTTCCTTGTCCCAGTCGTCGACCCAGTGGTCGATGGCGAGCTTCCCGTCGACCCAGAGGCGGAAGCCGTTGTCACCGGTGATCGAAAAGGTGTGGGCGCCGGACTTCTCCGGGACGACCTTGCCGGTCCAGCGGACGGTGGCGTCGTCGGCCTTGCCGGTGGCGAAGGACAGGCGCGGCTCCAGGTTGTCGAAGTCGATGTTCGGGTCGAAGCCGGTGGCCTTGAGCTCGTGGAAGTCGAAGGCCCCGGGGGCGGACTGGGTGTAGTACTCGCCCTTCAGGCCGCGTACGTCGGGGGTTTCGGGGGCCGCGGTCGCCGCGGGCACGGCGGTCAGGCCCGCGAGGGCGAGGGCCAGGGTGAGCAGCAGTGCCAGTCGTGGGCTGATTCTCGGGCGTCTTCTGGGACGTCGTAGGCGCACGGATCCTCCTTGTCGAGGAAGGGTGGCGGCTCGTTTCGGGAAGCGCGGCGGCTCGTACCGGGGAAGGGTGGCGGCTCGCCGTCACAGTCGGTACAACGAATCTGTACAACGTTGGAAGGAACGGCAGTTGGCATGACAGCACGGCTCCGGCGTGCTGTCCAGGGTCACGGCAACCGCCCCGCTCTGCCGGGTGGTTCACGGACGCAGGGAGATCCAGTGCGGGTTAGCCTCAAGGACGTCGCGGAGCGCGCGGGCGTCTCGATCAAGACCGTCTCGAACGTGGTGAACAAGTATCAGCACGTCACCCCGGCGATGCGGGCCCGCGTGCAGGAGGCCATCGACGAGCTCGGCTACCGGCCGAACCTGACGGCGAGGCATCTGCGCAAAGGGCGTACGGGCATCATCGCGCTCGCCGTCCCCGAACTGGGCAACCCCTACTTCGCCGAACTCGCGGGCGCCGTCATCGACGCGGCCGCCGAGCACGAGTTCACCGTACTGCTCGACCACACCCGCGGCGACCGTGAGCAGGAGGTCCTGGTCAGCCAGGGGTTTCGCACCCGGGTCATCGACGGCCTGATCCTGAGCCCGCTGGAGCTGGAGTCGGAGGACCTGCGGGGCCGCGAGGACGACGTGCCGCTCGTGCTGCTCGGCGAGCGCGAGTACGACCAGCCCTACGACCACATCGCGATCGACAACGTCGCGGCGGCCCGCACAGCGGTGCGCCACCTCATCGGCCGCGGCCGCACCAGCATCGCCTTCCTCGGCGCCCGCACGGACTCCGCGAACCGCCCCGCCCACCTGCGCCTCGCGGGCTGGCGCGAGGAGTTGACGGCCGCCGGGATCGCGGCGCCCGAGAGCCTGGTGGGCCCGGTCGGCGGCTGGGACCGGTGGGACGGCGCCAAGGCCATGGCGCGGATGCTGGACGCGGGGGTGCGGCCCGACGCCGTGTTCGCGTACAACGACCTGGTGGCGATCGGCGCGATGCGGGTGCTGCACGAGCGGGGTCTTCGGGTGCCGTGGGACGTCGCGGTGGTGGGCTTCGACGACATCGCCGAGGGGCAGTTCGGGGCGGTCACGCTCACCACGGTCGCGCCGGACAAGCGGGCCATCGCGCGGCTCGCGGTCGAGTCGCTGCTGCGCAGTCTGGCCACCCCCGCCGAACCCGGCGGACGCGAAATCACCGCGGAATTCCGCCTGGTGGAGCGCGAGAGCACGCTCGGACGCCGCTGAGCGCGGACGCCGCGGCCGCTGCGCGGAGGGTTTACAGCCCACTTTCAACGATGTAAAAAGCTCCCCGTACCGCGAGTTGACCGCAAGTGCCGATCCTGCCGTGAGCGCTCTCAGTGCCGGGGCCGTGCCGTTTTTGGGGACTCCATGAAGCCGATCATCCTCCGTACCTCAGCCAGGACCCTGCTCGCCGTCGGCCTCGCCGCGAGCCTCGCCCTCACCGCCGGGTGCGCCAAGTCGGAGGACGACGCATCCGACGACAAGAGCGCCGCGGGCGGTGACGCGGGCCAGGCCGTCTCGGAGCAGGGCGGCAAGACCTGCGCGATAGGCGCCTACGGCGGCAAGAAACTCGATCTCAAGGACGCGACCGTGGGCTTCTCGCAGTCCGAGAAGGAAGCCAACCCGTTCCGCATCGCCGAGACGGCCTCCCTCAAGGCCGAGGCCGACAAGCGCGGCGTCGAACTCCTCACGGCCAACGCCCAGTCACAGTTCTCCAAGCAGATCAGCGACGTCCAGGACCTCATCGCCAAGGGCGCGGACCTGCTGGTCATCGCGCCGCTGAACTCCGACGGCTGGGAGCCCGTGCTGCGTGCGGCGGGCGCCAAGCACATCCCGATCGTCACCATCGACCGCAAGATCAACGCGACCGCCTGCAAGGACTACGTCTCGTTCATCGGCTCCGACTTCGTCGAACAGGGCAAGCGGGCGGCCGACCAGATGATCAGGACCACGGGCGGCAAGGGCAAGATCGCGATCCTCCTCGGCGCGGCGGGCAACAACGTCACCACCGAGCGCACCAAGGGCTTCGAGGACCGCATCAAGGAGAAGGCACCCGACCTGAAGGTCGTCTTCAAGCAGACCGGCGAGTTCGCCCGCGAGAAGGGCCAGCAGGTCACCGAGCAGCTGATCCAGTCGAAGCCTGACATCACCGGAATCTACGCCGAGAACGACGAGATGGGCCTCGGCGCTGTCAACGCCCTCAAGGGCGCGGGCAAGACGGCCGGCGACGTGAAGATCGTGACGATCGACGGCACCAAGGGCGCGGTGCGCGGCATCGTGGACGGCTGGATCGACGGCGTCATCGAGTCCAACCCCCGCTTCGGCCCGCTCGCCTTCCAGACCCTGGACGACTTCACCCAAGGCAAGAAGGTCGGCCAGGACATCGTCATCAAGGACAGCGCGTACACCAAGGACAACGCCAAGTCGGACCTCGCCAAGGCGTACTGACATGCTGTCAGCTAAGGCGGTATCCAAGACGTTCCCCGGCGTACGCGCCCTGGACGAGGTCGACTTCACCGCACGCGCGGGCGAGGTGCACGCCCTCATCGGCGAGAACGGGGCGGGCAAGTCCACCCTGATCAAGGTCCTGACCGGCGTCTACGCCCCCGACACGGGCGAGTTGACGTACAACGGCACTCCCGCCCGCTTCACGACCCCGCTCGACGCCCAGCACGCGGGCATCTCCACCATCTATCAGGAGGTCAACCTCGTCCCCCTGATGAGCGTGGCCCGCAACCTCTTCCTGGGCCGCGAGCCGCGCGGCCGCCTCGGCCTGATCGACTTCAGCCGCATGCACCGCGACGCCGAGGAGGCCCTGCGCGACCTGGGCGTCACCGTCGACGTCCGGCGCCCCCTGCGCGAACTGGGCGTGGGCGCCCAGCAGATGGTGGCCCTGGCCCGCGCCGCCTCGGTCGACGCGCGCGTCGTGGTGATGGACGAGCCCACGTCCTCCCTGGAACCACGCGAGGTGCGCACCCTCTTCGGGGTGATCCGCACGCTGCGCGAACGCGGCATAGCGGTGATCTACGTGAGCCACCGCCTGGACGAGCTGTACGAGATATGCGACACCGTCACCGTGCTGCGGGACGGCAAGGTGGTGCACAACGGCGCCCTGGCCGACCTCGACCGGCTGCGGCTCGTGGCACTGATGCTGGGCAGGGAGATCGAAACCGTACGGAAAGAAGGCCTGACGAACTTCACGGGCACCCACGACACCGAGACCGAACCCGTACTCGTGGCCGAGAACTTGACGGTGAGTCACCATCTGCACGACGTATCGGTCACGATCCGTCCCGGGGAGGTGGTGGGCCTGGGCGGCCTGCTCGGCTCGGGCCGCAGCGAGACGGCGAAGGCGATCGCCGGGGCCCTGCCGACCGATTCCGGCCGTGTCACGATCGCGGGCGAGCGCATCCGCACCGGCAGCACGCCCGCCGCCATCCGGGCGGGCATCAGCCTGCTCCCCGAGGACCGCAAGGCCGAGGGCATCGTCCCCGGCCTCTCCGTCCGCGAGAACATCGCCCTGGCCGCGCTCCCCCGCCTGTCCCGCTTCGGCCTGGTGGACGAGAGGCGCATCGACGAACTGGTCGACACCTTCATCAGACGCCTGCGCATCAAGGCGTCGAGCCCGCACCAGAAGGTCGGCGAACTGTCCGGCGGCAACCAGCAGAAGGTCCTGCTGGCCCGCTGGCTCGCGATGCACCCCAAGGTCCTCCTCCTGGACGAGCCGACCCGGGGCATCGACATCGGCGCGAAGGCCGAAGTCCAGTCACTCATCGACGAGTTGGCCGAGCAGGGCCTCGGCGTCCTGCTGATCTCCTCGGACACCGAGGAGCTGATCGAGGGTTCGGACCGCGTGGTGGTGCTCAAGGACGGCGAGACGGTGGCGGAACTGACCGGCCCCGAGGTCACCGAGCAGAACCTCCTGCGCGCCATAGCGACGACGGAGCCCGCATGACGACCGACCTGGCAGTGCCCCGCACGAAGGCCACGGACCGAGACCGCCTGCGCCGCCAACTCCAGGAATACGGAGTCTACTTGGGCGTCGCCGCCCTCCTCATCGTCAACATCCTCTTCACCCCGCACTTCCTCTCCACCGAGAACTTCCGCACCCAGGCGGTCCAGGTGGCCCCCGTCCTGATCGTCGCCCTCGGCATGGCCCTGGCCATCGGCAGCGAGGGCGTCGACCTCTCCGTCGGCTCCGTCATGGCACTGTCGACCTCCCTCATCTCGCTCTACCTCGGCTACGGCATCTGGATGGCGCTGGCCGCCGCCGTCCTGGGCGGCGCCGCCGTGGGCGTCGCGAACGGCGCACTCATCGCGTTCATCGGCGTGCAGCCCATCGTCGCGACCCTCGCCCTGATGGTCGCGGGACGAGGAATCGCCCTCGTCCTTCTCCCCCAGCTCAAGGACGTCCACGACCCGGGCATGGCCGCCCTCGGCTCGGGCGACCTCCTCGGCATCCCCTACCTCGTACTGATCGCCACGGCCCTGACCCTCCTCGTCGCCTTCGTCGTGCGCCGCACCACCTTCGGCCGCCAGCTCCTGGCGATCGGCGACAGCCGCCCCGCGGCCCGCCTGGCCGGCCTCCCCGTGCGCCGCGTCCTGATCCTCGTGTACGTCGCCTCCGGCGCCCTCGCGGCCATCGCGGGCGTCCTCGCCACCGCACGTCTGACCGCGAGCGACCCGACCTCGCTCGGCACCCTGATGGAACTCTCCGCGATCACCGCGGTCGTCGTCGGCGGCACCCCGCTGAGCGGCGGCCGCGTCCGCATCGGCGGCACCGTCGCGGGCGCGGTCCTCATCCAACTGCTCACCGCCACGCTCATCAAGCACGACCTGCCCCCGTCGTGGACGCAGATCGCCCAGGCCGTGGTGATCATCCTCGCCGTCTACGCGGCCCGCGAAAGGGTCAAGCGATGACCACGCCCACGAACACCCCGACGGACGCCGTGCCTCCCACCGCCACCGCGCCCGCACCGTCCTGGCAGGACGAGGCCACGGGCCCCGCCCGCGCCGAACGCCTGAGCGCCCTGGCCCAGCAGCACGGCGCGCTGGTCACGCTGATCGTCGCGGTGTCCGCCGCGTCACTGAGCTTCGACACGTTCCTGACGACCGACAACCTGGGCAACATGGCGGTGTCGTCCGCGTTCCTCGCGGTCGTCGCGCTCGGCATGACGTTCGTGATCATCACCGGTGGCATCGACCTGTCGGTCGGCTCGCTGTTCGCGCTCGGCGGGGTCCTCGCCGCGTGGGGGTCCCAGTACGGAACGGCCGTGGCGCTCCTGCTCCCGCTCGCCGTATGCGCCCTGATCGGCCTGGTCAACGGCCTGCTCATCGCCCGCTCCCGGCTCGCGCCCTTCATCGTGACGCTGGCGGCGATGCTGGGCGCGCGCGGCATTCTCCTCGCCGTCACGGACGAGGGTTCCCGGACGTACCTGGTGGACAAGGACTCGTTCTTCGCGAAGCTCGGCCAGGGCGAGGCGCTCGGCATCGGCGTACCCGTGTGGATCACCCTCGCCCTGTTCGTCGCGGGCGCGGTGACGCTGCGGCGCAGCCGTTTCGGGCAGTACGTGTACGCGGTGGGCGGCAACGAGGACGCGGCGGCCCTGATGGGCGCGCCGGTGGCCCGTACGAAGATCGCGGTCTACACCCTGTCGGGCCTCTGCGCGGGCCTCGCGGGCGCGCTCAACGCGGCGTGGCTGGTCTCCGGGGTGACGATCCTCGGCTCCGGCATGGAGCTGGAGGCGATCTCCGCGGTCGTCATCGGCGGCACGCTGCTCACCGGCGGATTCGGCTTCATCAGCGGGTCGTTGGTGGGGGTGCTGCTCCTGAAGGTGATCCAGAACGTGATCAACCAGATCGGCTCGCTGGACTCGGCGTACCAGCAGGTGGTCAGCGGCGCGTTCCTGGCGGTGGTGGTGATGGCACAGACGTGGCTGGGCCGCAGGCGGCGGGTGCTCTGATCCTGAGCCGCCCCCCCTGCTCCCGCCCTCGCCCTCGCCGCCGTTCCCGTTCCCGCCTCAGCCGGGCACGATCTGCCCCTTCCCCAGCGCGATCACGCCCCCCTTGGACACGGTGTAGAGCTCCTCGTCCCGCTCCGGATTGACCCCGATCGTCGCCCCCGGCGGTACGTCGACGTTCTTGTCGAGCACGGCGCCCCGCACCACCGCGCCGCGCCCCACCCGCACGCTGTCGTGGAGCACGGAGCCCTGCACGACCGCGCCCTCCTCGACGCTGACGCCGGGCGAGAGGACGGAGCGGGTGACCTGGCCGCGGATGACGCAGCCGGGGCTGACGATCGACTCCCCCGCGATGCCGCCCGCGCAGAACTTGGTGGGCGGCAGGCCGCCCGGGTGGGTGTAGATGGGCCAGCGCCGGTTGTCCAGGTTGAAGACGGGGTGGTCGGAGATCAGGTCCATGTGCGCTTCGTAGTACGAGTCGAGGCTGCCGACGTCACGCCAGTAGCCGTGGTCGCGCGGGGTCTCGCCCGGCACGTGGTTCTCGTCGAAGTCGTACACCTGGGCGAGGCCGCGCTCGGTGAGCAGCGGCAGGATGGAACCGCCCATGTCGTGCACGGAGTCCGGGTCCTCGGCGTCCTGCTGGAGGGCGTCGACGAGGGTCTTGGTGGTGAAGAGGTAGTTGCCCATGGAGGCGTAGACCTGGTTCGGGGATCCCGGCAGGCCCGGCGGGTCGGTCGGCTTCTCCAGGAAGCGCTCGACCTTCGTCCCGTCGCGCGCGGGCGTGATGATGCCGAAGGAGGAGGCGTCGGCGCGCGGCACCCTGATCCCCGCGACAGTCACCGCGGCGCCGTTCTCGATGTGCTGCTTGAGCATCTGCCGCGGGTCCATGCGGTAGACGTGGTCGGCGCCGAACACCGCGATGTAGTCGGGCTGTTCGTCGTGGACGAGGTTGAGGGACTGCAGGATGGCGTCGGCGCTGCCCGAGTACCAGCGTGGTCCCAGGCGCTGCTGGGCGGGCACGGGGGTGACGTAGTTGCCCAGCAGGCTGGACATGCGCCAGGTCGTCGTCACGTGGCGGTCCAGGGAGTGCGACTTGTACTGCGTCAGGACGCAGATGCGCAGGATGTCGCCGTTGACGAGGCTGGACAGGACGAAGTCGACGAGGCGGTACGTCCCGCCGAACGTGACGGCGGGTTTGGCGCGGTCGGCGGTGAGCGGCATCAGCCGCTTGCCCTCCCCGCCCGCGAGCACGATTCCCAGCACCGAAGGTCCACCGCGCATCCCGGCCTCCTACTTGTGGGCTAACTGTCGGCGTGCAGGATCTCCTCGTACACCTCGACCGTGCGCCGGGCGATCGCGTCCCAGCCGAACTCCCTGACCACGTGGTAGCGCCCGGCGCCGCCCATCGCCGCGGCCCGCTCCGGGTCGGTGGCGACCCTGTTCAGGAGGAGCGCCAGGTCGTGTTCGAACCCTTCGGGGTCCTTGTGCTCGTAGGGCACGAGCAGCCCCGTGGTGCCGTCCTGGACCACCTCGGGGATGCCGCCGACCCGCGAGGCGACGACGGCGGTGCCGCAGGCCATCGCCTCCAGGTTGACGATGCCGAGTGGTTCGTACACCGAGGGGCAGGCGAACACCGCGGCGTGGGTGAGGAGTTGGACGATGTCGGGGCGCGGCAGCATCTGCGGGATCCACCGCACGCCCGCGCGGGTGCGGCTGAGCTCCTCGAAGAGCGTGCGGAACTCCGCGTCGATCTCCGGGGTGTCGGGCGCTCCCGCGCACAGCACGAGCTGTACGTCACGGTCCAACTGCCGTGCGGCGCGCAGCAGATGGGGGACGCCCTTCTGCCGGGTGATGCGGCCGACGAAGAGCACGTAGGGGCGGCCGGGGTCGATGCCAAGCCGCGCCAGGACGTCCGTGCCGGGGTCGGGCCGGTACAGGTCGGTGTCGATGCCGTTGTGGACGACGCGCACCTTGGCCGGGTCGATGGCCGGATAGCAGGCCAGGATGTCGTCGCGCATGGCGCCCGACACCGCGACGACCCCGTCCGCGGCCTCGGCCGCCGTGCGCTCGGCCCAGCTCGACAGGGCGTAGCCGCCGCCGAGCTGCTCCGCCTTCCAGGGCCGCAGGGGCTCAAGGGAGTGGCAGGTCAGCACGTGCGGGATGCCGTGCAGGAGCTTGCCGACGTGACCGGCGAGATTGGCGTACCAGGTGTGGGAGTGGACGAGGTCGCACCCGGTGAGGGCCGCGGCCATCGAGAGGTCCACGGAGAAGGTGCG contains these protein-coding regions:
- a CDS encoding glycoside hydrolase family 2 is translated as MRLRRPRRRPRISPRLALLLTLALALAGLTAVPAATAAPETPDVRGLKGEYYTQSAPGAFDFHELKATGFDPNIDFDNLEPRLSFATGKADDATVRWTGKVVPEKSGAHTFSITGDNGFRLWVDGKLAIDHWVDDWDKEQTSAPVQLTAGTAYDIKVEYFEHYGGSNLHLRWTEPGGAKKAVPQSAFRLPDGYDYDGATAATVGKDGRTLKLDFAQRIAPPPAGLASHIEAAIGGAKWPLGEVKADPDDPRALLVGLKEPVVGNKQGTARGTADLRYDGKGGLAGEDGESVAAFWSSGPNRSTHELRTKWGDDVTPGNAHREYPRPQLKRDTWQNLNGTWQFAGAEKGEQPPVGKQLKEKILVPYPVESQLSGIQRHEDRMWYRRTFTVPADWQIGKGKRLRLNFGAVDWQSEVYVNGEKVTEHRGGYDKFSADVTDALKPGRTQELIVGVQDPTDSADGANPPVGKQRLDPSGIWYTPSSGIWQTVWMEPVAADHVDSLKLTPDVERGQLALETRGVRDGVPVTAIAYEGGKKVAEVRGRTGDPLTLKISKPRLWSPSDPFLYDLKVSVGRDRVRSYFGMRSISVEKVNGTPRTLLNGKPVFMMATLDQGFWPDGLHTAPSDEALAYDLKMHKEMGFNSVRKHIKVEPDRWFYWADKLGLLVWQDMPSMRSDRNPSTAARAQYEHEMKRLIDEHASHPSIIMWVTFNEGWGQYDVGRIASQAKSWDPTRLVNNMSGLNLGADGGTGDIMDEHGYPSPALPPHPDGERALVSGEYGGLGLAVPGHAWSVQQSYVDVDPAAYTDGYIAKLDELRKLACKGDNGAVYTQITDVEGELNGLLTYDRRVVKPDVKRLKAAHEALIRDASQATVPGCASS
- a CDS encoding LacI family DNA-binding transcriptional regulator, giving the protein MRVSLKDVAERAGVSIKTVSNVVNKYQHVTPAMRARVQEAIDELGYRPNLTARHLRKGRTGIIALAVPELGNPYFAELAGAVIDAAAEHEFTVLLDHTRGDREQEVLVSQGFRTRVIDGLILSPLELESEDLRGREDDVPLVLLGEREYDQPYDHIAIDNVAAARTAVRHLIGRGRTSIAFLGARTDSANRPAHLRLAGWREELTAAGIAAPESLVGPVGGWDRWDGAKAMARMLDAGVRPDAVFAYNDLVAIGAMRVLHERGLRVPWDVAVVGFDDIAEGQFGAVTLTTVAPDKRAIARLAVESLLRSLATPAEPGGREITAEFRLVERESTLGRR
- a CDS encoding ABC transporter substrate-binding protein; protein product: MKPIILRTSARTLLAVGLAASLALTAGCAKSEDDASDDKSAAGGDAGQAVSEQGGKTCAIGAYGGKKLDLKDATVGFSQSEKEANPFRIAETASLKAEADKRGVELLTANAQSQFSKQISDVQDLIAKGADLLVIAPLNSDGWEPVLRAAGAKHIPIVTIDRKINATACKDYVSFIGSDFVEQGKRAADQMIRTTGGKGKIAILLGAAGNNVTTERTKGFEDRIKEKAPDLKVVFKQTGEFAREKGQQVTEQLIQSKPDITGIYAENDEMGLGAVNALKGAGKTAGDVKIVTIDGTKGAVRGIVDGWIDGVIESNPRFGPLAFQTLDDFTQGKKVGQDIVIKDSAYTKDNAKSDLAKAY
- a CDS encoding sugar ABC transporter ATP-binding protein, with amino-acid sequence MLSAKAVSKTFPGVRALDEVDFTARAGEVHALIGENGAGKSTLIKVLTGVYAPDTGELTYNGTPARFTTPLDAQHAGISTIYQEVNLVPLMSVARNLFLGREPRGRLGLIDFSRMHRDAEEALRDLGVTVDVRRPLRELGVGAQQMVALARAASVDARVVVMDEPTSSLEPREVRTLFGVIRTLRERGIAVIYVSHRLDELYEICDTVTVLRDGKVVHNGALADLDRLRLVALMLGREIETVRKEGLTNFTGTHDTETEPVLVAENLTVSHHLHDVSVTIRPGEVVGLGGLLGSGRSETAKAIAGALPTDSGRVTIAGERIRTGSTPAAIRAGISLLPEDRKAEGIVPGLSVRENIALAALPRLSRFGLVDERRIDELVDTFIRRLRIKASSPHQKVGELSGGNQQKVLLARWLAMHPKVLLLDEPTRGIDIGAKAEVQSLIDELAEQGLGVLLISSDTEELIEGSDRVVVLKDGETVAELTGPEVTEQNLLRAIATTEPA
- a CDS encoding ABC transporter permease translates to MTTDLAVPRTKATDRDRLRRQLQEYGVYLGVAALLIVNILFTPHFLSTENFRTQAVQVAPVLIVALGMALAIGSEGVDLSVGSVMALSTSLISLYLGYGIWMALAAAVLGGAAVGVANGALIAFIGVQPIVATLALMVAGRGIALVLLPQLKDVHDPGMAALGSGDLLGIPYLVLIATALTLLVAFVVRRTTFGRQLLAIGDSRPAARLAGLPVRRVLILVYVASGALAAIAGVLATARLTASDPTSLGTLMELSAITAVVVGGTPLSGGRVRIGGTVAGAVLIQLLTATLIKHDLPPSWTQIAQAVVIILAVYAARERVKR
- a CDS encoding ABC transporter permease, with translation MTTPTNTPTDAVPPTATAPAPSWQDEATGPARAERLSALAQQHGALVTLIVAVSAASLSFDTFLTTDNLGNMAVSSAFLAVVALGMTFVIITGGIDLSVGSLFALGGVLAAWGSQYGTAVALLLPLAVCALIGLVNGLLIARSRLAPFIVTLAAMLGARGILLAVTDEGSRTYLVDKDSFFAKLGQGEALGIGVPVWITLALFVAGAVTLRRSRFGQYVYAVGGNEDAAALMGAPVARTKIAVYTLSGLCAGLAGALNAAWLVSGVTILGSGMELEAISAVVIGGTLLTGGFGFISGSLVGVLLLKVIQNVINQIGSLDSAYQQVVSGAFLAVVVMAQTWLGRRRRVL
- the glgC gene encoding glucose-1-phosphate adenylyltransferase, with product MRGGPSVLGIVLAGGEGKRLMPLTADRAKPAVTFGGTYRLVDFVLSSLVNGDILRICVLTQYKSHSLDRHVTTTWRMSSLLGNYVTPVPAQQRLGPRWYSGSADAILQSLNLVHDEQPDYIAVFGADHVYRMDPRQMLKQHIENGAAVTVAGIRVPRADASSFGIITPARDGTKVERFLEKPTDPPGLPGSPNQVYASMGNYLFTTKTLVDALQQDAEDPDSVHDMGGSILPLLTERGLAQVYDFDENHVPGETPRDHGYWRDVGSLDSYYEAHMDLISDHPVFNLDNRRWPIYTHPGGLPPTKFCAGGIAGESIVSPGCVIRGQVTRSVLSPGVSVEEGAVVQGSVLHDSVRVGRGAVVRGAVLDKNVDVPPGATIGVNPERDEELYTVSKGGVIALGKGQIVPG
- the glgA gene encoding glycogen synthase, with translation MKVGLLTREYPPDVYGGAGVHVEFLARELRSLADVDVHCWGEGGEADGVRRHQSWPALDGANDALRTFSVDLSMAAALTGCDLVHSHTWYANLAGHVGKLLHGIPHVLTCHSLEPLRPWKAEQLGGGYALSSWAERTAAEAADGVVAVSGAMRDDILACYPAIDPAKVRVVHNGIDTDLYRPDPGTDVLARLGIDPGRPYVLFVGRITRQKGVPHLLRAARQLDRDVQLVLCAGAPDTPEIDAEFRTLFEELSRTRAGVRWIPQMLPRPDIVQLLTHAAVFACPSVYEPLGIVNLEAMACGTAVVASRVGGIPEVVQDGTTGLLVPYEHKDPEGFEHDLALLLNRVATDPERAAAMGGAGRYHVVREFGWDAIARRTVEVYEEILHADS